Proteins from a genomic interval of Sphingobacterium sp. SYP-B4668:
- a CDS encoding sugar phosphate isomerase/epimerase family protein, translating to MNESSLSRRAWLKNASLLAAATAMSPSTILAETSRPAILPQKSSPPIRFAVSTYSYWHFDKIKYPIEKVIDNASRIGFDGVEILHRQMESEEIPYMNKLKRLAFDAGLALPMLSIHQSFVKPDLEARKKDIEHTRRCIKLAVQLGIPCIRMNTGSWGTGRSAPDYYQTGKETPLQGYTDEDAIRWCIDGLGECLIDAEKEGVILAIENHWGLSSNIDYLERIYLALKNSPAMGLNLDTGNYVGDPYPQFDRLVQYANIIQAKTYYGGGVYYDLELDYPRIGKIAREKGFKGYVSLEMEGKENADTAVPKSLEVLRKAFNG from the coding sequence ATGAACGAATCATCCCTATCTAGGAGAGCATGGTTGAAAAACGCATCGCTACTCGCCGCCGCCACTGCCATGTCACCTTCCACTATCTTGGCTGAGACATCTAGGCCCGCTATCCTCCCACAAAAGTCCTCACCTCCCATCCGATTTGCAGTATCAACATACTCGTACTGGCACTTTGACAAGATTAAGTACCCTATTGAAAAAGTAATTGACAATGCCTCTCGAATTGGTTTTGATGGTGTTGAAATCCTCCATCGTCAAATGGAAAGTGAAGAAATCCCCTACATGAACAAATTAAAACGTCTAGCTTTTGACGCTGGCTTGGCGCTACCTATGCTATCTATCCATCAAAGTTTTGTGAAGCCAGACTTAGAGGCCCGCAAAAAAGATATTGAACACACCCGCCGCTGCATCAAGTTGGCTGTGCAATTGGGGATACCATGTATACGTATGAATACAGGCAGTTGGGGTACAGGACGATCGGCTCCTGACTATTATCAAACTGGTAAGGAAACCCCTTTGCAAGGATATACGGATGAAGATGCTATCAGATGGTGTATTGATGGACTAGGAGAATGTTTGATAGATGCCGAAAAAGAGGGGGTAATATTGGCCATTGAAAACCACTGGGGGCTGTCGTCAAACATTGACTATCTCGAACGAATTTACCTCGCGCTTAAAAATTCGCCAGCTATGGGACTCAATCTAGACACCGGTAACTATGTAGGAGATCCCTACCCACAATTTGATAGACTGGTGCAATATGCAAATATCATCCAAGCCAAAACTTACTATGGCGGGGGCGTCTACTATGACCTGGAACTAGACTATCCACGTATAGGCAAGATTGCTAGAGAAAAAGGGTTTAAGGGCTATGTGTCGCTTGAAATGGAAGGGAAAGAAAATGCCGATACAGCTGTACCGAAGAGTTTGGAAGTACTACGAAAGGCATTCAATGGCTAA
- a CDS encoding DUF4091 domain-containing protein — protein sequence MRFNNLTLNSILFFGTLFGVQTLQAQRPAFELVNFREMADPTKDTLSDWSAVKKGLHSSFVTIDKRYAKSQVPNVKVERKQSVTGWKGERISAQILLWTTEARPEVTVTVSELKNRKGGKITSGAASAHFVRYVMTDEFAGGCGHRKPENFASSLSPDMLDNLQSFNLEAKKVRPVWISINIPRDAEAGAYAGKIRITGKGISSQELDLDLTVINTVLPKPSEWTYHLDQWQHPSAVARVHGLEMWSDAHFEAMRPVMQMLVDAGQKVITATVNKDPWNVQTYDPYADMIKWTKGADGTWKYDYAVFDRWVQFMMDLGVTKMLNCYSIIPWNNEIHYFDASKNQVVNTVAKPGTVDFAEVWTPFLKDFVRHLQSKGWLEITNIAIDERSKEEVDGALTLLKEVAPELGVSYADNQKTYQRYPDSEDISIAVSHPFSPEDLRDRQSRGLITSFYICCSDGFPNQFTFSDPAESTFLAWYAEAANFDGMLRWAFNSWVENPLLDSRFRTWPAGDTYIVYPNARSSIRYERMLEGLQDYAKIQVVKKALKDKGDEVNLKRLEQAIQKLKVVERTATWNQHLNEAKGLLNELSQMIAG from the coding sequence ATGAGATTTAATAATCTGACATTAAATTCTATCCTGTTTTTCGGAACCCTATTCGGTGTTCAGACGCTTCAAGCACAGCGGCCTGCGTTTGAACTCGTTAATTTTAGAGAAATGGCCGATCCTACAAAAGATACACTCTCCGATTGGAGTGCCGTGAAAAAGGGACTACATAGTTCATTTGTCACGATTGATAAGCGATATGCCAAATCGCAAGTGCCAAATGTGAAAGTGGAACGGAAACAGTCGGTTACGGGATGGAAAGGGGAGCGTATTTCAGCTCAGATATTACTATGGACTACCGAAGCCAGACCTGAGGTCACGGTGACGGTTTCTGAATTGAAAAATCGAAAAGGGGGGAAGATTACGTCAGGTGCTGCCTCGGCACATTTTGTGCGATATGTCATGACCGATGAGTTTGCCGGAGGTTGCGGACATCGTAAACCTGAAAACTTTGCATCGTCATTGTCTCCCGATATGCTTGATAATTTACAATCTTTTAATCTAGAAGCTAAGAAAGTAAGACCCGTATGGATAAGTATTAATATCCCTCGAGATGCTGAAGCTGGAGCATATGCAGGTAAAATTCGTATTACCGGCAAGGGTATTTCTAGTCAAGAGCTGGATTTGGATTTGACAGTAATCAACACCGTATTGCCAAAGCCAAGTGAGTGGACCTATCATTTAGATCAATGGCAACATCCATCGGCAGTGGCGCGAGTCCATGGTCTTGAAATGTGGAGTGATGCACATTTCGAAGCTATGCGTCCTGTTATGCAAATGTTGGTGGACGCTGGACAGAAGGTCATTACAGCTACCGTGAATAAAGACCCGTGGAATGTACAAACCTATGATCCCTATGCTGATATGATAAAATGGACAAAAGGTGCTGATGGTACATGGAAGTACGATTATGCTGTTTTCGATAGATGGGTACAGTTTATGATGGACTTGGGCGTGACCAAGATGCTCAACTGCTATTCTATTATTCCTTGGAATAATGAGATTCATTATTTTGACGCAAGTAAAAATCAGGTTGTCAATACGGTGGCAAAACCAGGAACTGTGGATTTTGCGGAGGTATGGACACCTTTTCTGAAGGATTTTGTACGCCATCTACAGTCAAAAGGATGGTTGGAAATTACCAATATTGCTATTGATGAACGCAGTAAGGAGGAGGTCGATGGTGCTTTGACACTGCTGAAAGAGGTCGCACCTGAGCTTGGGGTTTCCTACGCTGACAACCAGAAAACCTATCAGAGATACCCAGATAGTGAAGATATCAGTATAGCGGTGTCTCATCCTTTTTCTCCAGAAGACTTAAGAGATCGTCAATCTAGAGGCTTGATTACGAGTTTTTACATCTGTTGTAGTGATGGATTTCCGAATCAATTTACGTTTTCGGATCCCGCAGAATCTACTTTTTTAGCCTGGTATGCAGAAGCTGCTAATTTTGATGGTATGTTGCGTTGGGCATTCAACTCTTGGGTTGAAAACCCATTGCTTGATTCGAGATTCAGAACATGGCCAGCTGGAGACACTTACATTGTGTATCCCAATGCACGAAGCTCCATTCGTTACGAACGTATGTTGGAGGGACTCCAGGATTATGCTAAAATTCAAGTCGTGAAAAAGGCACTTAAAGACAAGGGGGATGAGGTGAATTTGAAACGTTTAGAGCAGGCTATCCAGAAGTTGAAAGTTGTAGAACGTACAGCTACCTGGAATCAACATTTAAATGAGGCAAAAGGTCTTTTGAATGAGTTGTCTCAAATGATAGCAGGTTAG
- a CDS encoding lipocalin family protein has translation MTLFFLLVWIPLFGQTQEKVDLVGIWKLEEAGFYESGNREIKPFDACRLSRNFTFTHNGKAIYRYYEGSVADCSHGEPERYDWSMQDSVLTLKSETTTDYKIVRKLDGDAILLETYLLEKIDIPDDELTTRILNTIHYERYRRVSSPVLFKGSKAINKL, from the coding sequence ATGACCCTATTTTTTCTTCTTGTCTGGATTCCTTTGTTTGGGCAGACTCAGGAGAAAGTCGACTTGGTTGGGATATGGAAGCTTGAGGAAGCAGGTTTTTACGAATCTGGGAACCGCGAGATAAAGCCATTTGACGCCTGTCGATTAAGTCGAAACTTTACTTTTACACACAATGGAAAAGCAATCTATCGGTATTACGAAGGGAGTGTAGCAGATTGCAGTCATGGGGAGCCAGAGCGCTACGATTGGAGCATGCAAGATAGCGTGTTGACATTAAAATCTGAAACAACTACAGACTATAAAATCGTCCGTAAGCTCGATGGAGATGCGATTTTATTGGAGACCTATCTGTTGGAAAAAATTGACATACCTGATGACGAGCTAACCACTAGAATTTTAAATACGATACATTATGAACGCTATAGGAGAGTGTCTAGTCCTGTTCTATTTAAAGGAAGCAAGGCGATTAATAAGTTATAA